A genomic region of Miscanthus floridulus cultivar M001 chromosome 3, ASM1932011v1, whole genome shotgun sequence contains the following coding sequences:
- the LOC136546079 gene encoding probable protein arginine N-methyltransferase 1, whose amino-acid sequence MDRRKGSNCDANGGLAEATASRLRFDTDEEAEEVGMEVEESLDAEGEDEQASAEVIGSEKTSADYYFDSYSHFGIHEEMLKDVVRTKTYQNVISQNSFLIKDKVVLDVGSGTGILSLFCAKAGAKHVYAIECSEMADMAKEIVKSNGYSDVITVIKGKVEEIEFPVPKVDVIISEWMGYFLLFENMLNTVLYARDKWLADGGVVLPDKTSLRLTAIEDAEYKEDKIEFWNNVYGFDMSCIKKQVMMEPLVDTVDANQIVTNCQLLKTMDISKMTPGDASFTVPFKLVAERNDYIHALVAYFDVSFTKCHKLMGFSTGPRSKATHWKQTVLYLEDVITICQGETLTGSMTVTPNKSNPRDIDIKLKYSINGHRCRVSRTQFYKMR is encoded by the exons ATGGATCGGCGCAAGGGCAGCAACTGCGACGCCAACGGCGGCCTGGCGGAGGCCACGGCGTCGCGGCTGAGGTTCGACACCGACGAGGAGGCAGAAGAGGTGGGGATGGAGGTGGAAGAGAGCCTCGACGCGGAGGGGGAGGACGAGCAGGCGTCGGCGGAGGTGATTGGAAGCGAAAAGACCAGCGCCGATTACTACTTCGACTCCTACTCCCACTTCG GTATTCATGAA GAAATGCTAAAAGATGTTGTTCGGACAAAAACATATCAAAATGTTATCTCCCAGAACAGCTTTCTTATCAAGGACAAAGTAGTCCTTGATGTTGGTTCTGGAACCGGAATTCTTTCACTTTTCTGTGCAAAAGCAGGAGCTAAACATGTCTATGCG ATTGAATGTTCAGAGATGGCAGACATGGCAAAGGAAATTGTGAAATCAAATGGATATTCTGATG TCATAACTGTAATAAAAGGGAAAGTGGAAGAAATAGAATTTCCAGTCCCAAAAGTAGATGTCATCATCTCGGAGTGGATGGGTTATTTCCTCCTGTTCGAGAATATGTTGAACACTGTCCTATATGCACGCGATAAATGGCTT GCtgatggtggtgtggtcctgCCAGACAAAACTTCTTTGCGTCTTACTGCGATTGAAGATGCAGAATATAAGGAAGACAAAATTGAAT TTTGGAATAATGTATATGGATTTGATATGAGCTGCATAAAGAAACAGGTGATGATGGAGCCACTGGTAGATACAGTGGATGCAAATCAGATTGTCACTAACTGCCAGTTACTTAAG ACAATGGATATCTCCAAAATGACCCCTGGTGACGCGTCCTTTACTGTACCATTCAAGCTGGTTGCAGAGCGGAATGATTACATTCATGCTCTTGTTGCATACTTTGATGTGTCATTCACCAAATGCCATAAGCTGATGGGCTTCTCAACAG GCCCGAGATCAAAAGCCACTCACTGGAAGCAAACTGTTCTTTACCTCGAGGATGTAATAACCATCTGCCAGGGGGAAACCCTGACGGGTAGCATGACAGTCACACCCAATAAGAGCAACCCTCGAGATATTGACATTAAGCTCAAGTACTCCATAAATGGGCATAGGTGTCGGGTATCAAGAACACAGTTCTACAAGATGCGGTGA